The following are encoded in a window of bacterium genomic DNA:
- a CDS encoding MBL fold metallo-hydrolase, translating to MDKKTSDIIKITFLGTASGVAPTKGYRHTSFAFEVDKRVFFFDAGESCSYTAHTMGLDLLKTEAVFISHVHIDHLGGLINLLWTIRKLYWVHRENPLKRRLLEGKTIEVFLPKVDMEVWEAIRVVLREGGRGDNVVFNFKGRPVQDGIIFNKDNFKVIALHNLHINKPEEENVWRSFSYRVEYFNKIIVYSGDIRHISELFPLLEGDARADLLLMESGHHKVADVCNQLVLLDIKPKKLGFVHHGRAVLGNFEGELAIAKEIWGDSVFFAKDGMSIEV from the coding sequence ATGGATAAAAAAACTTCTGATATAATAAAAATAACTTTTCTTGGAACAGCAAGCGGAGTTGCCCCTACTAAAGGTTATAGGCATACTTCTTTTGCTTTTGAGGTTGACAAGAGAGTTTTTTTCTTTGATGCTGGCGAAAGTTGTTCATACACTGCCCACACAATGGGGTTAGATTTACTCAAAACTGAAGCAGTTTTTATAAGCCATGTTCATATAGACCATTTAGGTGGACTTATAAACCTTTTATGGACAATAAGAAAACTTTATTGGGTACATAGGGAGAATCCATTAAAAAGAAGACTCCTTGAAGGTAAAACTATAGAAGTTTTTCTTCCAAAAGTAGATATGGAGGTATGGGAGGCAATTCGAGTGGTTCTGAGGGAGGGAGGCAGGGGAGATAATGTTGTTTTTAATTTTAAAGGTAGACCAGTACAAGATGGAATAATCTTTAATAAAGATAATTTCAAAGTTATAGCTCTTCACAATCTCCATATAAACAAACCTGAAGAAGAAAACGTGTGGAGGTCTTTTTCATACAGGGTAGAATATTTCAACAAAATAATTGTTTATTCAGGGGATATCAGACATATTTCAGAGTTGTTTCCTCTTCTTGAGGGAGATGCACGAGCCGACCTTCTTCTAATGGAATCAGGGCACCATAAAGTGGCAGATGTTTGTAACCAACTTGTATTGCTTGATATAAAACCAAAAAAGTTGGGTTTTGTTCACCACGGTAGAGCCGTCCTTGGCAACTTTGAAGGAGAGTTAGCAATAGCAAAAGAAATTTGGGGCGATTCAGTGTTTTTTGCAAAAGACGGTATGTCTATAGAAGTGTAA